AAGCGCGCCGGCAAATCCCGCGATTGCCCCGCCGATCATGAAGGTAATCAGCTTGTAAATCCGCGGGTCGTACCCCAGCAGAGCAGCGCGGGTTTCGTTTTCGCGAATGGCCAGGATAATACGTCCGAATGAGCTGGCAATCAGAACGCGCAGCCCCAGATAAACCGCGATCAAGGCAAGACCGGTGACGATCCACGATTGTTCCGGACTCAGAATATAGGACGGGTTGCCCGGAACGTTGAAGGTGGGCACCCCGGGTATCCCGTTAAAGCCCCCCAGCCGCGCGTCGCCAATTTTGTAAAAATCGCCTGCGGTCGAGTTCACCAGGTTGAACAGGATCAACGATACGGTCAGGGTGATCACTCCAAGGTAGACGTCACTGACCCCGCCATAGATCATGAAGTACCCCAGCAGAGCTGCGAAGATGACCGGGATCAGAATCGCCAGTAGGATTGCATAGGTGCTGTCATCAAAATTGATCGCCGTCACCGCGTAAGCATAAGCGCCAAGGCCAAAAAACGAGGTTTGGCCAAAACATAAGATACCTCCGTAGCCCCAGATGAACCCGAGACTCAGTGCCAGCACCGCCATCGCGGCAAAGACCGTGAACTGCATGATTTGAAACAGATCAACATAACCCGGCGCGATGATGATCGCCCCGGCGAGCAAGACCGACCCGATGAGCGCACCTGCCATTCCATTGAGTTTTTGCATTACAAACGCCCTTTGAAGAACTTGCCGGAAATGCCGGTTGGTAACATGCGGATCAAGGCGACTGCGGCAATGAACAGGATGACCTCTCCAAAGACCGGTGTGGTCAGGAACGCCGCGATCTGGTTGATGAATCCAAAGAGCCCTGAGGCCGTGATGAGACCCCACAGGACAGATGTGCCGCCGCCGACCACCGTGATGAACGCTTTGGCGATGAAGGCCGCTCCCATGGTCGGAACAACACCCGCGACCGGGGCAAGCAAACCGCCTGCCAGCCCCGACATGGCCGCCCCGGCCCCAAAGGTGGCCATGTAGACGCGTGCCGGGTTGACCCCCAATGTCGCCGCCATTTCCGGGTTTTGCATCACGGCCCGTGCGATCAGGCCTGCACGCGTGAACCGCATCACCGCCCAGACCGCTGTCATCAACAAGACCGCCATGAGCGCGAGGAATGGTGTGTAAAGGCTCGATTGAAACGCACCAACCGTGAAGCCGCCCAAAGGGGAGGCCACACCGACGATGGTGTTGCCAAATATCATGGTGGTACCGCCGACAATCACGAGACTTAGACCCCATGTCGCCAGCATCGTATCCACAAGCCGCCCATAGAGGAATTGGATCAGGCAGCGTTCAACGATGACCCCCACGAGGCCTACGAAAACGGGCGCGATGATCAGCATCGCAATCCAGATATTCACGCCTGCCGAGACAGACAAAACCGTCGCATAGGCCCCAAGCATGAGGAATTCCCCATGCGCTAGGTTAATGATTTTCATCATTCCAAAGATCACCGCCAGCCCGGCGCTGATCAGCACCAAAGATGCAATACCGCTGATTACGTCCAGCCCGACGATGATCGCAAGGTCCATGTCGTTTTCCTAGATATCGATGATGTAGTGGGTTGTGTCGTTCGGGTTCGCTTCCAGATCGCAAACCGCCGCAGTATCCAGCGGCGCTTGTTGCTCAAAAGTATCGAGCACCTTCCAGGCTCGGTTTTCGACCTCTGCAAGGAACGTATTGCGCGTGACATGATGCGTTTTGGGATCCACAACCACATTGCCGCTCGGACCTTCGAAGGAAAGCCCGGTTTCCAGCGCCTCGATCACCGGCATTCGTTCCACCGTGCCCGCCTGTTTGACGCCCTCAGCCCAAAGATGCACGCCCTCGTAACTAGCAGCTGCCAATTCGCTGATGTACGGGGTTTGCGCGCCGTGGCGGTCTTTGATCGCCTTGACAAAAGCCTGACTGGCCGGCGTTGCCAGTTCCTCAAAATAGCCATAGCTGCCGAGCACGCCCTTGCTTTCGGAATCCTCCAGCGTCGCAGGTTCATTCACCAGACCAAAGGTTGTCGAAGCAATCGGGATTTCATCCTTTAGCCCCGCCGCAGCCCATTGGCGGTAAAATGCGGTGTGGTTGCCCCCGACCATTGCGGACAACAACAGATCAGGCTCCGCTGCCTGTATCCGTGAAATGGACGGTCCAAAATTCGTCACATCCAGCGGGAAGAAGTCGGTGGAGAGCACCTCGCCGCCATTGTCCTCAACGTATTTGCGCATCCATTTGGCGGTGATCTGCCCGTAATTGTAATCCGCGGCGATGATGTAGGCTTTCTTGCCCCACAGATCCATTGCACGCGGCACCAGTTTTTCGACCGTCTGCGCGGGCGTGGTGCCGGTGTTGAACGTATTGCGGTCACAAACACCGCCCTCATAGAGCGTGTTGTAGAAATATAGCGTGCGAAAGCGGCTGAAGATCGGACGGATCGCCTCACGTGAGGCGGATGTGATACCGCCGTGGATCACATCGACCTTATCACGCACCGCCAATTGCTGGGCAAATTGCGAATAGAGCTGAATGTTGGACTGGGTGTCATAGTTGATCAATTCGATCTCCCGGCCCAACAAACCTCCGGCGGCGTTCAATTCCTCAACAGCCAGTTGTATCGCGTAGACCATCGGTTCGCCGGTCGCTGCCAGGGGACCGGCAAGGTCATGCAAGCTGCCCAGTTTGATCGGCCCATCCTGAGCACGTGCAATGCTGCCAATCAGAGACGGTGCCGCCAAAGCCAGGCCCCCGGCGGTTGAGTTTCGCAAGAATCTACGGCGTGAAAGTGTCATGTGTTTTCCCTTTTCTCTTTTCTTGTTCTGTTCCGGCCAATGCCGCGTTCCAGCAGGTCATGCTGTCTGGTTTCAACGTGTAGCGCTGAAACCAATCCGGATGCCTCTTCATGTCTCGGCCATCTGCTCAAACGTGCAGTTTTCAACGCAGACCGCCGCCCGGTACAGGGTCATCTCATCCAGCTTGGCCCCGATGAACATTGCACCGATGGGACGGCCATCGCAGGTCGTGCCCGCAGGCACCGAAATACTTGGATGGCCGGTCGCGCAGGAGGGCGACGTATTCTGGATCATGCCGAATGCGGCCCCAACGATCTCCTCGCGGGTCGCGTCCTGACCGGGCAATGGTGTGGCGGCCATCGGTGTTGTTGGCATCAAGAGCACATCATAAAGTTCCAGCAGAGCGTCATAGGCCGCCGTCAGTTGCCGGTTGAGGTTCTGCGCTTTGCCATAGAAACGGCCCTTGTGGCGCGATGACATGTAATGGCCCATCAAGACGCCGAGTTTCAGCGTTTCCGACATGTCATTGGCCTGCTCTTTCCACTGGGACTGTGCGTCCAACAGGCCTTCGCTGAAATGGCCTTTCATATTCGTGCCATAAGCGTTCTGACGCAGCATCATTTCCGTCGCCCCTTCCAGAAAGATCGGCGTCCAGATTGCCGGACCGACGGCATGCAGCGGCATCGATATTTCCTGGACCACCGCGCCTGCAGATTCCATTTTCTGTCCCAGTTCCCGGATGCGAGCCTCAACCTCTGGCTCGGCGCCGGGATGCCCAAAACCTTCGGTGACAATTCCAACGCGCAATCCGTTGACGGGTTGGGAGAGTGCATCCGTATAATTCTGTGCTGGTGCGCCGCTCTGGCGCGGATCCAGCCCGTCAGGACCGGCCATCACCTCAAGCATCAGGGCATTGTCAGCCACCGAGCGCGTCATCGGCCCCGCATGATCGACCGTCAATTCCACCGGGAAAATCCCGGTATAGGGCACAAGCCCATGCGTTGGCTTGATGCCCACAATGCCGCAAAAAGAGGCCGGAATACGGATCGAACCACCTTGATCGCCACCTGTCGCCATGTCCACGATGCCTGCGGCTACCAGTGCTGCGGACCCTGAGGAGGAACCTCCGGCATTGAAGCCCGCGACAACCGGATTTTCGACAGGCCCGTTTGCGGATGTGTGGCTGCCGCCCGATGCGCAATAATATTCGCAAGCAGATTTGCCCAAAATGTCCGCGCCCGCATTCAGTAAGCGCGTCACAATCGTGGCATCCGTATCCGGCACATAACCTTGCAGAATGGTTGACCCGTTTTCCATCGTCACGCCCGCCACATTGACGTTATCTTTTATCGCAACGGTCTTGCCCGACAGCTTGCCGCCGGTGGCGCCTTTTATATCGGTCCTGACAGCCCAAGCATTATACGGGTTATCCTTTGCGCTGGGTCGTGCACCGGGTGCGCGCGGATATCTTTGCGTTGGCGCCCCATTATCCATGCCGTTGACAGCGTCGTAGGCCTCAAAGAGACCCTCCATAAGGCCCAGAAAAGAAGCAGCGTCATCGGAGCTGAGGAACAGACCGAGTTCTGCTCCTGCTTCTTTCAGTTCCGTTTCACTTGGACGATCAATCCTGCTGGCCATCTCTTCTTTCTCCACACCAACGTCGATAAAGTCTGCGCGTTAGGCGAAATTCCCTTCACGAAGAAATACTTTGCATACCACCTACAAAGCATTGTTTTTAAATGACTATATTTACTGGATCTCCACTTCTTCTCATTCCAATTGTCACTGCTAAAAGCTGCAAGTTCATCGCCAAAGCATATTTACTTGAATTGGAAACTTAATATCGATTAGTCACGGACAACGCGGCGCTTCAACATTTTGTCCACGGTTTTTCGTGATATTTTGTCTATGAAAAGATTTTTGCCCAATTTTTAGACACTGAGTTGTTCGGCGACGCTTTCAGCGGGAACCTCCGGAACTGCGAATTGCGAGCGGTCTCGATGCGGCAACGAATCAAGAGAACGGTACCAAGTGCCAAAGCTGTCCCGCTACCAATGCGCGGCCAGATCAGCACCGCCAGAAACGAGCATATGATATGTGATGCCGCCGGTTCGATAAGTAAGCACCGCTGACTTTTACTTTGGGCCAAAGGCATGTCTGTCAGCGAGGTCAACAGCAGAGACATGAGCGCACATGTGGCGGGTTCCGGAGCCAGGACTAAGGCTCAGAAAGCGATCTTTTTCTGGATTTATGAAATGGGTTGCGCCGTGTCGTAACCGCAAATGAAAGGGAGAACGCGGCAAGTCGGCTAACAAAACCGCCTTGAGATATCATTCCCGGATCCTGCGCGCGTCTCAGGGTTCATCAGAAATGCAGCGCCCGACCATCGACGGTTTTACGCTGCGCTAGATCAAACGATCCAGCGCCTCCCGCAAAAGCGCAGCCTTTTCTGTACCAATGGCCGCGATGATTTCCTCGTTTTGCGCGTCCACATGGGTCATTATTTGATGGCAGAGGCTGTCACCACGATCCGTCAACGCCAGTTGCACGCGACGTTGATCCTCCGCTGACAACTGCCGCTGCACCAGACCATCGGCAACCATGCGGT
This genomic interval from Paracoccaceae bacterium contains the following:
- a CDS encoding branched-chain amino acid ABC transporter permease, whose amino-acid sequence is MDLAIIVGLDVISGIASLVLISAGLAVIFGMMKIINLAHGEFLMLGAYATVLSVSAGVNIWIAMLIIAPVFVGLVGVIVERCLIQFLYGRLVDTMLATWGLSLVIVGGTTMIFGNTIVGVASPLGGFTVGAFQSSLYTPFLALMAVLLMTAVWAVMRFTRAGLIARAVMQNPEMAATLGVNPARVYMATFGAGAAMSGLAGGLLAPVAGVVPTMGAAFIAKAFITVVGGGTSVLWGLITASGLFGFINQIAAFLTTPVFGEVILFIAAVALIRMLPTGISGKFFKGRL
- a CDS encoding branched-chain amino acid ABC transporter permease — encoded protein: MQKLNGMAGALIGSVLLAGAIIIAPGYVDLFQIMQFTVFAAMAVLALSLGFIWGYGGILCFGQTSFFGLGAYAYAVTAINFDDSTYAILLAILIPVIFAALLGYFMIYGGVSDVYLGVITLTVSLILFNLVNSTAGDFYKIGDARLGGFNGIPGVPTFNVPGNPSYILSPEQSWIVTGLALIAVYLGLRVLIASSFGRIILAIRENETRAALLGYDPRIYKLITFMIGGAIAGFAGALYVNWGAFVSPTIFALGLSAQIIIWVIIGGRGTLIGPVIGCLLMQWMVTEVGAQQTLDANFILGAVLIVFVLLVPKGIAPTLRDLILSRSRETSSEPEQSPVKVKP
- a CDS encoding amidase, producing the protein MASRIDRPSETELKEAGAELGLFLSSDDAASFLGLMEGLFEAYDAVNGMDNGAPTQRYPRAPGARPSAKDNPYNAWAVRTDIKGATGGKLSGKTVAIKDNVNVAGVTMENGSTILQGYVPDTDATIVTRLLNAGADILGKSACEYYCASGGSHTSANGPVENPVVAGFNAGGSSSGSAALVAAGIVDMATGGDQGGSIRIPASFCGIVGIKPTHGLVPYTGIFPVELTVDHAGPMTRSVADNALMLEVMAGPDGLDPRQSGAPAQNYTDALSQPVNGLRVGIVTEGFGHPGAEPEVEARIRELGQKMESAGAVVQEISMPLHAVGPAIWTPIFLEGATEMMLRQNAYGTNMKGHFSEGLLDAQSQWKEQANDMSETLKLGVLMGHYMSSRHKGRFYGKAQNLNRQLTAAYDALLELYDVLLMPTTPMAATPLPGQDATREEIVGAAFGMIQNTSPSCATGHPSISVPAGTTCDGRPIGAMFIGAKLDEMTLYRAAVCVENCTFEQMAET
- a CDS encoding transporter substrate-binding protein, whose translation is MTLSRRRFLRNSTAGGLALAAPSLIGSIARAQDGPIKLGSLHDLAGPLAATGEPMVYAIQLAVEELNAAGGLLGREIELINYDTQSNIQLYSQFAQQLAVRDKVDVIHGGITSASREAIRPIFSRFRTLYFYNTLYEGGVCDRNTFNTGTTPAQTVEKLVPRAMDLWGKKAYIIAADYNYGQITAKWMRKYVEDNGGEVLSTDFFPLDVTNFGPSISRIQAAEPDLLLSAMVGGNHTAFYRQWAAAGLKDEIPIASTTFGLVNEPATLEDSESKGVLGSYGYFEELATPASQAFVKAIKDRHGAQTPYISELAAASYEGVHLWAEGVKQAGTVERMPVIEALETGLSFEGPSGNVVVDPKTHHVTRNTFLAEVENRAWKVLDTFEQQAPLDTAAVCDLEANPNDTTHYIIDI